A part of Fimbriiglobus ruber genomic DNA contains:
- a CDS encoding TIGR03067 domain-containing protein, with protein MFPGPNAKNPGISQHQRDFTHAVVKEFQSLRGTWVLTSAEKSGKKITTEELFLASAVQFQFTDSTRADTSKRCDIYNIEFDPVSNPKRLLAAVTGGEIKGQKMLCIYSLKNDTLTIHISHNQKKYPVDFSTRENDGYVLLTLIRQK; from the coding sequence GTGTTTCCCGGCCCGAACGCCAAAAACCCCGGCATTTCACAGCATCAGAGAGACTTCACCCATGCTGTTGTCAAAGAATTTCAGTCACTCAGAGGGACGTGGGTCCTTACTTCCGCCGAGAAAAGTGGAAAAAAAATAACAACAGAAGAATTGTTTCTCGCGTCAGCCGTACAATTTCAATTTACCGATTCCACTCGAGCCGATACAAGCAAGCGATGTGATATATACAATATAGAATTCGATCCTGTTTCAAACCCAAAACGACTCTTGGCAGCAGTAACAGGCGGAGAGATAAAAGGACAAAAAATGCTGTGTATTTACAGTCTTAAAAATGACACGTTGACAATCCATATTTCGCATAATCAAAAAAAATATCCTGTCGATTTTTCTACACGTGAGAATGACGGCTACGTCTTACTAACTCTTATCAGGCAAAAATAA
- a CDS encoding glucose-1-phosphate adenylyltransferase, with the protein MSSKERTVLSLILGGGRGTRLYPLTKLRAKPAVPVAGKYRLIDIPISNCINSGIHRIYVLTQFLSVSLHRHIANTYKFDMFSRGYVEVLAAMQTYEASDWYQGTADAIRQNLLYIKNEGCDEVLILSGDQLYRMDYRDIIETHRKSHADVTIAAIPVNEEQTTGFGLMRMDDGGRVSSFVEKPKTDAERKPYYTPKDWIEDRGIPCNNRHYLANMGIYLFNTDVLIDVLSERPLATDFGKEVFPRYVGQKKIHAHLFDGYWEDLGTIKSYHEASLALAQPNPPFDFYTPEGLIFTRMRNLPASRIDGATLKQCVVADGCRIGEGTVLNRCLIGVRSRIGQNCRLTDTVLIGADRYETDDQIARNDVAGHPSLNIGDGTVIEQAILDKDCRVGSHVTIRSAKGKPDSDSPDGMWCVRDGIVCVPRGAVIPNNTVI; encoded by the coding sequence ATGTCGTCCAAAGAGCGAACGGTCCTGAGCCTGATCCTTGGCGGCGGGCGCGGGACCCGGCTTTACCCGTTGACCAAGTTGCGGGCCAAGCCGGCGGTCCCCGTCGCCGGGAAGTACCGGCTCATTGACATCCCCATCTCGAACTGCATCAACAGCGGCATCCACCGGATTTACGTCCTCACCCAGTTCCTCTCGGTCAGCCTCCACCGCCACATCGCGAACACCTACAAGTTCGACATGTTCAGCCGCGGGTACGTCGAAGTCCTGGCCGCCATGCAAACCTACGAGGCGTCCGACTGGTACCAGGGCACGGCCGACGCGATCCGCCAGAACCTGCTCTACATCAAGAACGAAGGGTGCGATGAAGTTCTGATCCTGTCCGGCGACCAGCTCTACCGGATGGATTACCGCGACATCATCGAGACGCACCGCAAGTCGCACGCGGACGTGACCATCGCGGCGATCCCGGTCAACGAGGAGCAGACGACCGGGTTCGGGCTGATGCGGATGGACGACGGCGGGCGGGTGAGTTCGTTCGTGGAGAAGCCGAAGACGGACGCCGAGCGGAAGCCGTACTACACACCGAAGGACTGGATCGAGGACCGCGGCATCCCGTGCAACAACCGGCACTACCTGGCGAACATGGGCATCTACCTGTTCAACACGGACGTGCTGATCGACGTGCTGAGCGAGCGGCCGCTGGCCACCGACTTTGGCAAGGAAGTCTTCCCGCGCTACGTCGGTCAGAAGAAGATCCACGCCCACCTGTTCGACGGGTACTGGGAAGACCTGGGAACGATCAAGAGCTACCACGAGGCCAGTCTCGCGCTGGCGCAACCGAACCCGCCGTTCGACTTCTACACGCCGGAAGGCCTCATCTTCACCCGGATGCGGAACCTGCCGGCCAGCCGGATCGACGGGGCCACGCTCAAGCAGTGCGTTGTCGCCGACGGCTGCCGGATCGGCGAGGGGACGGTCCTGAACCGCTGCTTGATCGGGGTGCGGAGCCGGATCGGCCAGAACTGCCGACTCACCGACACCGTCCTCATCGGGGCCGACCGCTACGAGACGGACGACCAGATCGCGCGAAACGACGTAGCCGGCCACCCGAGCCTGAACATCGGCGACGGCACGGTGATCGAGCAGGCGATTCTGGATAAAGACTGCCGGGTCGGGTCACACGTCACGATCCGGAGCGCCAAGGGCAAGCCGGACTCCGACAGCCCGGACGGCATGTGGTGCGTCCGCGACGGCATCGTCTGCGTGCCCCGCGGGGCCGTGATCCCGAACAACACGGTGATTTGA
- a CDS encoding AI-2E family transporter has translation MSAPAATESDEAAKAVPSAHAGALWADPNTLRTAAYVLAVAAGSWWLLGQLAGVLRPLMLAVFLGYVLLPYYRALRVRLTAPVAIVLLAGLTTAGLLALALAVYGSLLGLQDELPRLKQSAVNVIHHLTDLVTQYVPGMVPGPDGAGGKRPEDVAGEILTEGTLRTVKVAADGFVEALAVGLYLLFLLLESARFPDRVRSAYPPDRAEQILDVAGRINSAIVSYLKAKVKSSLALAAMVGVVMAVFGVRFGLLWVVVTFLCNFIPYVGSVVAYLLPAGFAFLQYDLGYQSVAVAVLLLAAHLGSASLIEPMFIGRAVGLSPLVILAALSVWGLMWGLPGMFLAVPLTVVLRIVFENIEATRPVARLLTGE, from the coding sequence ATGAGCGCCCCCGCTGCCACCGAGTCGGACGAAGCAGCTAAGGCCGTTCCGTCCGCCCACGCCGGCGCACTGTGGGCCGACCCGAACACCCTCCGGACCGCTGCGTACGTCCTGGCCGTCGCCGCCGGGTCGTGGTGGCTGCTCGGACAGCTCGCGGGCGTGTTGCGGCCGCTCATGCTCGCCGTCTTTCTCGGGTACGTGCTGCTGCCCTACTACCGCGCCCTCCGCGTCCGGCTCACGGCCCCGGTCGCCATCGTCCTGCTCGCCGGGTTGACCACGGCCGGTCTGTTGGCCCTCGCACTGGCCGTTTACGGCAGTCTGCTCGGCCTCCAGGACGAGCTGCCGCGGCTGAAGCAATCGGCCGTCAACGTCATCCACCACCTCACCGACCTGGTGACTCAGTACGTTCCCGGGATGGTGCCCGGGCCGGACGGGGCCGGCGGCAAGCGGCCGGAAGACGTGGCCGGCGAAATTCTGACCGAGGGCACACTGCGGACCGTCAAGGTCGCGGCCGACGGCTTCGTCGAAGCCCTGGCGGTCGGGCTGTATCTGCTGTTCCTGCTGCTGGAATCCGCGCGGTTCCCCGACCGCGTCCGGTCGGCGTACCCTCCCGACCGCGCGGAACAGATTTTGGACGTGGCCGGGCGGATCAACTCGGCGATCGTGAGTTACCTGAAGGCGAAAGTGAAATCGAGCCTCGCGCTGGCGGCGATGGTCGGCGTAGTGATGGCGGTCTTCGGCGTCCGATTCGGTTTGTTATGGGTAGTGGTGACGTTTCTGTGCAACTTCATCCCGTACGTCGGGAGCGTGGTCGCGTACCTGCTCCCGGCCGGGTTCGCGTTCCTCCAGTACGACCTCGGCTACCAATCGGTGGCGGTGGCCGTGTTGTTGCTCGCGGCCCACCTCGGGTCGGCGTCGCTGATCGAGCCGATGTTCATCGGCCGGGCCGTCGGCCTGAGCCCGCTGGTTATCCTGGCGGCGCTGTCCGTCTGGGGGCTGATGTGGGGCCTGCCGGGGATGTTCCTGGCCGTGCCGTTGACCGTGGTCCTGCGGATCGTGTTCGAGAACATCGAGGCGACCCGCCCGGTCGCCCGCCTGCTAACGGGGGAGTGA
- a CDS encoding FAD-dependent oxidoreductase, protein MFERGVIAPGRKLVVVGAGAAGMTAALRAVACRVEVTVIEQYNGPFAVQAGCPTRYIDPSLYDWAVDHYDTGRYPWNQTWSRPPLSWHAEFASTLAGMWATQIVVSPLLSVRTNRTFLRVSAGTAGAANWVDAEYHPPAPGTAPRVERYPADAVIVAFGAGRERCSHRGPTNASEAHGFPFWGTDPYADPSAGSRAGVGNRRVLISGAGDGGVTVHGSRWH, encoded by the coding sequence ATGTTCGAACGTGGGGTGATTGCGCCGGGAAGAAAGCTGGTGGTGGTCGGGGCCGGGGCCGCGGGCATGACCGCGGCCCTGCGGGCGGTTGCGTGCCGCGTCGAAGTTACGGTCATAGAACAATACAACGGGCCTTTTGCCGTCCAGGCCGGGTGCCCGACGCGGTACATCGATCCGTCGCTTTACGATTGGGCCGTCGACCACTACGACACCGGTCGTTACCCCTGGAACCAGACGTGGTCGCGTCCGCCGCTGTCGTGGCACGCAGAATTCGCGAGTACGCTCGCCGGGATGTGGGCCACACAGATAGTGGTTTCTCCCTTATTGTCCGTCCGGACGAATCGTACGTTTCTGCGGGTTAGCGCCGGGACGGCGGGGGCAGCCAACTGGGTCGACGCCGAATACCATCCTCCGGCCCCGGGCACTGCCCCCCGGGTCGAACGGTATCCGGCGGACGCGGTGATCGTCGCGTTCGGTGCCGGTCGGGAACGGTGTTCGCACCGCGGGCCGACCAACGCTTCGGAGGCTCACGGTTTTCCGTTCTGGGGAACCGACCCCTACGCCGACCCGTCCGCCGGCAGTCGCGCCGGGGTTGGCAACCGCCGGGTTCTTATTTCCGGCGCGGGCGACGGCGGCGTAACCGTTCACGGGAGTCGCTGGCACTGA
- a CDS encoding sigma-70 family RNA polymerase sigma factor codes for MPDRLLTSAAAVLTASDPTPDHVLLGRFVADADDVAFELLVRRHSDLVWKVCRGILREDHHAAEDAFQATFLALARGSRSAGLTSGHDGTVGGWLFRVARHAALKARNRAAARPTYPLPGALPGRDSPPDESAAAGELAATVAEEVDRLAPRFRDPVLLCFYAGHTHSEAAARLGWPIGTVASRLARAKDRLRARLARRGVLFGVSASVILVPQSASAVHLGIVRACVRTATGRAVASEPVRLLTEGVLAAMTTAKLKWTAAFVALLIGVASAGTVWAVGGGSEPPTAAKAPDPPKTDTPPAAARAEPDKKPAGPVLQKVAGPLERALSQRNLAAVARAIQAYHLDHGYLPTDILGKNGKPLLSWRVAILPYMEQKALYRMFKLDEPWDSENNKKWASTLVKIYLAGVENRLDSDGYGLTYVKRFTGPNTLHIPGSQVDLRNIPDGRANTLLLAEVGDPVPWTKPTDPVVEPADPAKDPITLKTPPVWKGPYSNVVNVAFATGEAASLKTNLTAIDFIVPSLVLWNDGRVLPERGELIAAPSVEQDVADTTELMLAARKMADQLVKLCEEEAKLRAELARLRKAPADTATPLADHLIGIDAQIRDLRHQVRQLKEEVDKSKK; via the coding sequence ATGCCAGACCGCCTGCTCACCAGTGCCGCCGCCGTCTTGACGGCCTCCGATCCGACACCGGACCACGTCCTCCTCGGCCGGTTTGTCGCGGACGCGGACGACGTCGCGTTCGAATTGCTGGTCCGCCGACACTCCGACCTGGTCTGGAAGGTCTGCCGGGGCATCCTGCGGGAAGACCACCACGCGGCCGAGGACGCTTTCCAGGCCACGTTCCTGGCCCTCGCGCGCGGCAGCCGGTCGGCCGGCCTGACGAGTGGCCACGACGGGACGGTCGGCGGTTGGCTGTTCCGGGTCGCTCGACACGCGGCCCTCAAGGCCCGGAACCGGGCCGCCGCCCGCCCAACGTATCCGCTCCCGGGCGCCCTTCCCGGACGCGACTCGCCGCCCGACGAATCCGCCGCCGCCGGAGAACTGGCGGCGACCGTGGCCGAGGAAGTGGACCGACTGGCGCCCCGGTTCCGCGACCCGGTCCTGCTGTGCTTCTACGCCGGGCACACCCACTCCGAGGCGGCGGCCCGACTCGGGTGGCCGATCGGGACGGTCGCCAGCCGGCTGGCCCGGGCCAAGGATCGACTCCGCGCCCGCCTCGCCCGCCGGGGGGTATTGTTCGGTGTGTCCGCCTCCGTAATTCTGGTCCCGCAGTCGGCCTCGGCCGTGCATCTCGGAATCGTCCGGGCCTGCGTCCGGACGGCCACCGGTCGAGCCGTCGCGTCCGAACCCGTCCGTTTACTCACCGAAGGAGTACTCGCCGCCATGACTACCGCCAAGCTGAAATGGACCGCCGCTTTCGTCGCCCTCTTGATCGGAGTAGCCAGCGCGGGGACCGTGTGGGCCGTCGGCGGCGGGAGTGAACCGCCTACCGCCGCCAAGGCGCCGGACCCGCCCAAGACCGACACCCCGCCCGCGGCCGCCCGGGCCGAACCCGACAAGAAGCCGGCCGGGCCCGTGCTGCAGAAGGTCGCCGGCCCGCTGGAGCGGGCGCTCAGCCAGCGGAACCTGGCGGCCGTCGCTCGGGCGATCCAGGCGTACCACCTCGACCACGGCTACCTGCCGACCGATATCCTCGGGAAGAATGGCAAACCGCTCCTGAGTTGGCGGGTCGCCATCCTCCCATACATGGAGCAGAAAGCCCTCTACCGGATGTTCAAACTCGACGAGCCGTGGGACTCGGAAAACAACAAGAAATGGGCGAGTACCCTCGTGAAGATTTACCTCGCGGGCGTGGAGAATCGGCTCGATTCAGACGGGTACGGGCTGACTTACGTCAAACGGTTCACCGGGCCGAACACACTCCATATCCCGGGTAGCCAGGTCGATCTAAGAAATATCCCAGACGGTCGGGCGAACACGCTCTTACTGGCGGAGGTTGGCGATCCCGTCCCGTGGACGAAGCCGACCGATCCAGTGGTCGAACCCGCCGACCCGGCCAAGGACCCGATCACTCTGAAGACACCGCCCGTTTGGAAAGGGCCGTATTCGAACGTGGTGAACGTGGCGTTCGCCACCGGTGAAGCGGCTTCGCTCAAAACGAACTTGACGGCGATTGATTTTATCGTACCGTCGCTCGTCTTATGGAACGACGGCCGTGTGCTCCCCGAGCGCGGCGAACTGATCGCGGCCCCGTCGGTCGAACAGGACGTGGCGGACACTACCGAATTGATGTTGGCCGCCCGCAAGATGGCCGACCAGCTGGTCAAGCTGTGCGAGGAAGAAGCCAAGCTGCGGGCCGAACTCGCCCGGCTACGCAAGGCACCTGCCGACACGGCCACACCGCTCGCCGACCACCTGATTGGGATCGACGCCCAGATACGCGACCTCCGGCACCAGGTGCGGCAGTTGAAAGAAGAGGTGGATAAATCGAAGAAGTAG
- a CDS encoding DUF1559 domain-containing protein, with protein MARRAFTLIELLVVIAIIAILIGLLLPAVQKVREAAARAKCTNNLKQVALASHGYHDSNQAFPGAMYIFAGTFSAGPGTQGYTVFVSLLPFLEQQSLYQAWNFATPILNGLQTAAVPNPPGATVLSVLTCPSDVIPQNPNVAVKHPPGTYLWGVTSYGGNAGSQPYPTASLDGMFYPVGPASSPVMSAVRIADVTDGLSNTLLFGERSHVDANFDALVSPVPSALSSDLISGYGWWGSPSTFATADVTESASVPINYLVPSPLPSGVSSQQAVNMRISAWGSGHTGGANFSLADGSVRFVSNSIAQTTLVWLSTRAGGEVIPNY; from the coding sequence ATGGCACGACGAGCGTTCACCTTGATCGAGTTACTGGTGGTGATCGCGATCATCGCGATCCTGATCGGGCTCCTGCTGCCCGCCGTCCAGAAGGTCCGCGAGGCGGCCGCCCGCGCGAAATGTACCAACAACCTCAAGCAGGTTGCGCTGGCCTCCCACGGCTACCACGATTCCAACCAGGCGTTCCCCGGCGCTATGTACATTTTCGCGGGAACGTTTTCGGCCGGGCCGGGCACGCAGGGGTACACCGTCTTCGTCAGCCTGTTGCCATTTCTCGAACAACAATCGCTTTACCAGGCCTGGAATTTCGCGACGCCGATCCTCAATGGCCTGCAAACCGCCGCGGTACCGAACCCTCCCGGCGCGACCGTCCTGAGTGTGTTAACGTGCCCTTCCGACGTGATCCCGCAGAACCCCAATGTGGCCGTGAAGCACCCGCCGGGCACCTATTTGTGGGGCGTGACCAGCTACGGCGGCAACGCCGGTAGCCAGCCGTACCCCACGGCGTCGCTCGACGGCATGTTCTACCCCGTGGGGCCGGCGTCGTCGCCCGTCATGAGTGCGGTCCGGATCGCGGACGTGACCGACGGGCTGAGCAACACGCTGCTGTTCGGGGAACGCAGCCACGTGGACGCCAACTTCGACGCCCTGGTCAGCCCCGTTCCGTCCGCCCTCTCCTCGGACCTGATTTCCGGCTACGGGTGGTGGGGCTCGCCATCCACCTTCGCCACCGCCGACGTGACCGAGAGTGCCTCCGTGCCGATCAATTATCTCGTCCCGTCGCCGCTTCCGTCCGGCGTCAGTAGTCAGCAGGCGGTGAATATGCGGATCTCCGCCTGGGGCAGCGGGCACACCGGCGGGGCCAACTTCTCTCTCGCCGACGGAAGCGTCCGATTTGTCAGTAACTCAATCGCACAAACCACTTTGGTTTGGCTGAGTACGCGCGCGGGTGGCGAAGTGATCCCCAATTATTGA
- a CDS encoding FG-GAP-like repeat-containing protein, with product MTKIRLELLESRLVPAFTLVGTYPTEATTSPYGLSVADIFDNNKPDVLTLNSSSASSNTFKDATILPNTGGGVLGAATTVTAALAGATGDAVADLNGDGTPDLVAIGPSGSFPDGLTVYLGNGDGTFQPGTAYALPAKPTAIQLVDLRGIGRKDIVVMAGGSIDVLLSNGDGTFQPVQTYAVNAPNSVFAVGDLNGDGKPDIVTDATGGGVDVLLNNGDGTFTLPTAVATGVAGTPSALAIGDLNNDGFGDLVSVTAGNSMVNVDLGDGTGNFAAPKSYAAVNGLSSVTLGDVNYDGNLDIVAGSTGTAAAPQNQIAVLLGNGDGTFQAPVTYTAGASPSDIVLQDVNNDGAVDIVAANQGAGSVTVFTNTTPAPSVPTTLQVAATPVVDTAGQTVAVTVTAKAGTVTAAAFTDTIHFTSTDPQAVLPPDYTFRLADAGVHTFDVTLKTAGAQSITVTDASQSLSGTAPVTVAPAAAADFALSGVSGTFGAGESKVLTVSVTDAFGNVIAGYTGTVQFTSNDPQAGLPADYTFTAADAGTHAFPMVFKTAGADSVTVTDTTTTTLTGTAAFTLVAAAPATAVAVFGSGQSAAVGTAFASPLSVHVADIFGNPVPNLSVTFATPSGSAVTVPTATFGEAATVTTAATGVATSPTLTANTVLGTFNATATVSGLPTPVQFTLTNAPPPSPPTPPVSPSPPVSPAGPSPDLVGYPQFAVGADAGGSSTVNLYLPDQFVAQTVNPFPGFTGGVRTAAADFTGDGFADIAAGTGPGVSSEVVVLDGKTGNVLDTINPFESTFTGGVFVAVGDVNGDGVPDLIVTPDEGGGPVVVVYDGAALAKGQTVQLNRFLGIQDPNFRGGARAAVGDLTGAGYGDLIVAAGFGGGPRVAGYDGKSVASGVSTPTKVFADFFAFEPSLTNGVYVAFGDINGDGHADLIAGAGPGGGPRVTIFDGLSLLDNKTDPIANFLAGDPTNRDGVRVAVKNLDGSSQAGLIVGSGAGAGSHITAYLGKAILSNPSSPLSAYDFDAFPEFTGGVFVG from the coding sequence ATGACGAAAATTCGCCTCGAACTCCTCGAATCTCGCCTCGTTCCCGCGTTCACCCTCGTCGGCACGTACCCGACCGAGGCGACCACGTCCCCTTACGGGCTCTCCGTCGCGGACATCTTCGACAACAACAAGCCGGACGTGCTGACGCTGAACTCTTCCAGCGCATCGTCAAACACCTTCAAGGACGCGACGATCCTGCCTAACACCGGGGGCGGCGTACTCGGCGCGGCCACGACCGTGACCGCCGCACTCGCGGGGGCGACCGGGGACGCGGTCGCGGATTTGAACGGGGACGGGACGCCGGACCTCGTCGCGATCGGGCCGTCCGGGTCGTTCCCGGACGGGCTCACGGTTTACCTGGGGAACGGGGACGGGACGTTCCAGCCCGGTACGGCCTACGCGCTCCCGGCCAAGCCGACGGCGATCCAGCTCGTCGACCTGCGCGGGATCGGGCGCAAGGACATTGTCGTCATGGCCGGCGGCAGCATCGACGTGTTGTTAAGCAACGGGGACGGGACGTTCCAGCCGGTTCAGACGTACGCCGTCAACGCCCCGAATTCGGTGTTCGCCGTCGGCGACCTGAACGGCGACGGCAAGCCGGACATCGTCACGGACGCGACCGGCGGCGGCGTGGACGTCCTCCTGAACAACGGCGACGGCACGTTCACCCTGCCCACGGCCGTCGCCACGGGCGTCGCCGGAACCCCGTCCGCCCTGGCGATCGGCGACCTCAATAATGACGGCTTCGGCGACCTCGTTTCCGTGACCGCCGGCAACAGCATGGTCAACGTCGACCTGGGCGACGGGACGGGCAACTTCGCCGCCCCGAAGTCGTACGCCGCCGTCAACGGCCTCTCGTCCGTGACGCTCGGCGATGTGAACTACGACGGCAACCTGGACATCGTCGCCGGCAGCACGGGGACGGCCGCCGCGCCGCAAAACCAGATCGCCGTCCTCCTGGGGAACGGGGACGGGACGTTCCAGGCCCCGGTGACGTACACCGCCGGCGCGTCCCCCAGCGACATCGTCCTGCAGGACGTGAACAACGACGGCGCGGTCGACATCGTCGCGGCGAATCAAGGCGCCGGCTCGGTCACCGTGTTCACCAACACGACGCCCGCCCCCTCGGTCCCGACGACGCTCCAGGTGGCGGCGACGCCCGTGGTCGACACGGCCGGGCAAACGGTCGCCGTCACCGTCACCGCCAAGGCCGGGACCGTGACGGCCGCCGCGTTCACGGACACGATCCACTTCACGAGTACCGATCCCCAGGCGGTGTTGCCGCCCGACTACACGTTCCGGCTCGCGGACGCGGGCGTTCACACGTTCGACGTCACCCTCAAGACGGCCGGGGCGCAATCGATCACGGTCACGGACGCGAGCCAGTCCCTGTCGGGGACCGCGCCGGTCACGGTCGCCCCCGCCGCGGCGGCGGACTTTGCCCTATCGGGCGTGTCGGGCACGTTCGGGGCGGGTGAGTCGAAAGTCCTGACGGTGTCCGTCACCGACGCCTTCGGGAACGTGATTGCGGGATATACGGGGACGGTCCAATTCACGAGTAACGACCCCCAAGCGGGGCTGCCCGCCGACTACACGTTCACCGCCGCGGACGCCGGCACGCACGCGTTCCCGATGGTCTTCAAGACCGCCGGGGCCGACTCCGTGACCGTGACCGACACGACCACGACGACCCTCACCGGGACCGCGGCGTTCACCCTCGTCGCGGCCGCGCCGGCGACGGCCGTGGCCGTGTTCGGCAGTGGGCAATCGGCGGCGGTCGGGACCGCGTTCGCCTCCCCGCTTTCCGTCCACGTGGCGGACATCTTCGGGAACCCGGTTCCCAACCTGTCCGTCACCTTCGCGACCCCGTCCGGCAGCGCGGTGACTGTCCCCACGGCCACGTTCGGCGAGGCCGCCACGGTGACGACGGCCGCGACCGGCGTGGCCACCTCCCCGACCCTGACGGCCAACACCGTCCTTGGGACGTTCAACGCGACCGCCACCGTTTCGGGCCTGCCGACCCCCGTCCAGTTCACCCTGACCAACGCCCCGCCCCCGTCCCCGCCGACCCCGCCCGTGTCGCCGTCCCCGCCGGTCTCGCCGGCCGGACCGTCGCCCGACCTCGTCGGGTATCCCCAGTTCGCGGTCGGGGCGGACGCGGGCGGCAGTTCGACCGTCAACCTCTACCTGCCGGACCAGTTCGTCGCTCAGACAGTGAACCCGTTCCCCGGGTTCACCGGCGGCGTCCGCACGGCCGCCGCCGACTTCACCGGCGACGGGTTCGCGGACATCGCAGCCGGGACGGGTCCGGGCGTGTCGTCGGAGGTGGTCGTGCTGGACGGCAAAACCGGGAACGTACTCGACACGATTAACCCGTTCGAATCGACGTTCACCGGCGGGGTGTTCGTGGCCGTCGGGGACGTCAACGGGGACGGAGTCCCCGACCTGATCGTGACGCCGGACGAGGGCGGCGGCCCGGTCGTGGTCGTGTACGACGGGGCGGCTCTGGCGAAGGGGCAAACGGTCCAGCTCAACCGCTTCCTGGGCATCCAGGACCCGAATTTCCGCGGCGGCGCCCGGGCGGCCGTCGGCGACCTCACGGGGGCGGGGTACGGCGACCTGATCGTGGCGGCCGGGTTCGGTGGCGGCCCGCGGGTCGCCGGGTACGACGGGAAATCGGTCGCGTCCGGTGTGTCGACCCCGACCAAGGTGTTCGCGGATTTCTTCGCGTTCGAGCCGTCGCTGACGAACGGGGTTTACGTCGCGTTCGGGGACATCAACGGGGACGGGCACGCGGACCTGATCGCCGGGGCAGGGCCGGGCGGAGGCCCACGGGTCACGATCTTCGACGGGCTATCCTTACTCGACAATAAGACCGACCCGATCGCCAATTTCCTCGCCGGCGACCCCACGAACCGGGACGGCGTCCGCGTGGCCGTCAAAAACCTCGACGGCAGTTCCCAGGCTGGTCTGATTGTCGGGTCCGGCGCCGGTGCCGGGAGCCACATTACCGCGTACCTCGGGAAAGCGATCCTCTCGAACCCCAGTTCGCCGCTGTCGGCCTACGACTTCGACGCGTTCCCGGAGTTCACCGGCGGGGTGTTCGTGGGCTAG
- the hemG gene encoding protoporphyrinogen oxidase: MPRIVIVGAGLSGLAVAFRLRRAVPDADLVLLESRSRPGGNVWTEPRDGFRVEFGPNGFLDSKPGTLRLCRDLGLGDQLITASEGARKNRFVYARGHVHKLPGSPLGLITTPLLSPAGKIALLSEPFRRRPTDAPPDESVAAFARRRFGREAADVFVDALVTGIHAGDPERLSVRAAFPRLAQFEEQYGSVVRGFFRAAKIRKQEATARGEVRTPQRMLSFRHGLRVLVETLSQHVGTPVVTGAAVRRIEPRGSQPGWTVRGEGQDAWDADAVVLTCPAHEQTAIVGDLDPAMAADLAGITFNTIAVVALGYRTSDVPGSFDGFGYIAPQNTKRDVLGVQWCSSIFPDRAPPGFVLWRVLCGGVSRPDVAALDDEALIRACNGEMRAVLGVTGDPVFRQIVRWPKAIPQYNIGHIDRVGRVEAAVARHPGLFVTGNSYHGVAMNDVTEQAELVAGRVAAYLKPA, encoded by the coding sequence ATGCCCCGAATCGTTATCGTCGGTGCCGGTCTGAGCGGGTTGGCCGTTGCCTTCCGCCTCCGCCGGGCGGTGCCCGACGCGGACCTGGTTCTCCTCGAAAGCCGGTCCAGGCCGGGCGGGAACGTCTGGACCGAACCGCGGGACGGGTTCCGCGTCGAGTTCGGGCCGAACGGGTTCCTCGATTCGAAGCCTGGCACCCTCCGGCTCTGCCGCGACCTGGGCCTAGGCGACCAGCTCATCACCGCCAGCGAGGGGGCGAGGAAGAACCGCTTCGTTTACGCCCGCGGTCACGTTCACAAACTGCCCGGCTCGCCGCTCGGGCTGATCACCACGCCGCTCCTGTCGCCCGCCGGAAAAATCGCCCTCTTGAGCGAGCCGTTCCGCCGGCGGCCGACCGACGCCCCCCCGGACGAGTCGGTGGCCGCGTTCGCCCGGCGGCGGTTCGGCCGGGAGGCGGCGGACGTGTTTGTGGACGCCCTCGTGACCGGCATCCACGCGGGCGACCCGGAGCGCCTGAGCGTCCGCGCGGCCTTCCCGCGGCTGGCCCAGTTCGAGGAGCAATACGGCAGCGTGGTCCGCGGCTTCTTCCGCGCGGCCAAGATCCGCAAGCAGGAAGCCACCGCCCGCGGGGAAGTCCGCACACCCCAGCGAATGTTGTCCTTCCGGCACGGCCTCCGCGTCCTCGTCGAGACACTGAGCCAACACGTCGGCACGCCGGTTGTTACAGGCGCGGCCGTCCGGCGGATCGAGCCCCGCGGCAGTCAACCTGGGTGGACTGTGCGCGGCGAGGGCCAAGACGCCTGGGACGCGGACGCGGTCGTACTGACCTGCCCCGCACACGAGCAAACCGCCATTGTGGGCGACCTCGACCCCGCGATGGCAGCAGACCTGGCCGGGATCACGTTTAACACGATCGCGGTAGTCGCGCTCGGGTATCGCACGTCGGACGTGCCGGGTAGTTTCGACGGGTTCGGATACATCGCTCCACAGAACACGAAACGGGACGTGTTGGGTGTGCAGTGGTGTTCGTCGATTTTCCCCGACCGCGCCCCGCCAGGCTTCGTACTTTGGCGCGTTCTTTGCGGTGGAGTCAGCCGGCCGGACGTAGCCGCCCTCGACGACGAAGCTCTGATCCGCGCCTGCAACGGTGAGATGCGTGCTGTCCTGGGGGTCACGGGCGATCCCGTCTTCCGTCAGATCGTGCGCTGGCCGAAGGCGATTCCTCAGTACAACATTGGCCACATCGATCGGGTCGGACGGGTCGAAGCCGCCGTCGCGCGGCACCCCGGGCTGTTCGTGACCGGCAATTCTTATCACGGGGTCGCCATGAACGACGTGACGGAGCAAGCTGAACTCGTGGCCGGGCGTGTGGCTGCTTATCTCAAGCCGGCTTAA